From Corallococcus exiguus:
GCTGGACAAGCTCATCCCGAACGAGAACGGGCCGCTGCTCGCGGGCATCGCGGCGTCGGCGCTGCCGGTGCGCGTGCGGGCCTCGGAGCTGCTCGCCCCGCGCGGCGCGGAGGACATCATCGAGCCCATGCGCGGGCTCATCACGGACAAGGACCTGGAGCGGATGTATCCGCCGGGCTTCCTCGTCCCCCTGCGCGTCCGCGCGTCGCGTGCGCTGGCCACGCTGGGCTCGCGGCGCCTGCTGGGCTTCTACGCCACCACGCTCCTGCCCCACGAGGTGACGGACCTCCAGGAGCAGGGCGCGCGCGGTCTCGCCACGGCCAGCCGCCGGGGCGACGAGGGCGCGCTGCTGGATGCGCTGGGCCACTCGCTGGTGGCGGCGCGTTCGTGGGCGGCGGACGGTCTCTCCCGCCTGGGTGACGTGCGCGCGCTGCCGGTGCTCACCGGGAACCTGCGCCATGAGCACCTGCCCATCCGGTTGGGCGCCATCCTCTCGTTCGCGGCCCTGGGCCACGAGGGCGACGGCGGCCTGCTGCACGGCCTGGAGGACTCCGCGCGCGAAGTGCAGGAGATGGTGTTCGCCATCGTGCTCGCGCGGGACCTGCGCGCCAGCCGCGAGGGTGGACCGCCGGACCTGCTGACGAGCGCGTTGTCCAGCGGTCGTCCGGAGGTGCGTTACGCCGCGGCCCGCGCGCTGGAGCTGCGCACGGAGCCGGAGGCGTACCGCGCGCACCTGGTGGAGGTGCTGCTGCCGCCGCGTCCGGAGAAGGCCGGCGACATGAAGGATTGGCCCGCGGAGGAAGACCGGGCGAAGCGCGTGATTGGGCTCGCCGAGGCACTCTCCAGCGGTCAGCCAGAGCAGCGCTACGCGGCGGCGCAGGTGCTGCTGCTGCGCAACAAGCCGCTGGACTACTTCCGTGAGGCGCAGAAGGTCGCGCGGCCCAGCTCGCTCCAGTCCCCCTGGAAGCCGGAGACGGCCGATGGCGCCGCGCACGTCATCCAGCCCTCCACGCCGGAGAAGCAGGGCACGGCCTCCGCCACGGGCAAGAGCTGGCTGCGCCGCCTCTTCTCCGCGGTGAAGCCGCCGGAAGGCTCGGGCACGGGTACGCCGAAGGACGCGACGCAAGCGGAGCGTCAGCACCTGCGCCGCCTCGCCTTCGGCGCCTACGTGGGCCTGCTGCGTCAGGTGACCGCGGGTGACGAGGAAGGCCACCGCGTCCGCCGCGACGCCGTGGACCGCGTGGTGAAGCTCACGCAGGAAGGCTACGCGGGCACGTCCGCCGCGGTGGCCGCCCTGCTGCGCGCGCTGGAGGATCCGCACCAACTCGTGCGCCGGGCCGCGCTCGCGGGCCTCAAGGAACTGTACCCCGCCGGCAGCGACGAGCCGCTGGCGCTGGCCCTGGCCTCGCTGGCGCCGGACGTGGCGCGCGCCGCGCTGGAGGAGCTCGCCGAGCGCGGTGACAAGGCCCGTCCGCGAGTGGCCGCCGCGCTCAACTCGCCGCTGCCGGAAGTGCGCAAGTCCGCCTTCGAGCTGCTGGAGAAGCTGAGCCCGCCGGGCAGTCTGGATCCGCTGCTGGCCGCGCTGGGCAGCGAGCACGCCGACCTGCGCGTGGGCGTGATTGAGCGGCTCGCGGGAGCCAACGACCCGCGCGTCACGGAGGCCCTGGGCCGCGCGATGGGCAGCGAGCACGAGGACCTGCGGCTGCGCGCCGCGGAGCTGCTCGCGTTCCGGGGCGACGACCGGGCGGTGGAGGTGCTGGGCACCTTCCTGCGTTCGGAGACGTCGGCCGTGGCCCGCCGCGCACAGGAGGCCCTGGCGCGACTGGGGACCTCCGCCGCCGTGGCCGCGCTCGCCGCGCGCCTGACGGTGGCCACGGAGATTCCGGAGCGCACCCGGCTGGTGGCCGCGCTGGGCCGCACGCACCGCGCGGATGCGCTGGACGTGCTCGCGCGCCAGAGCGTGGAAGACGAAGCCCCGTCCGTGCGCCTCGCCTGCGTGACGGCCGCGATGCAGCTCACCTGGCCGGCGGAGCAGGAGAAGCTGAATGAGGACGAGCGCGAGCTGAAGAAGCGCGACGCGGCGCTCGCGGTGCGCTTCCTGCGCGTGGCGGTGAAGAGCCAGGACCCGGAGGTCCGCAAGGCCGCCGCCGGCGAGCTGGAGCACGGCAAGAGCGAGGGCCAGGACGCGCTGCTCGTCCAGCTCTTCAACGACCGCGACGTCACCGTGCGCGCGGCCGCCGTGGAGCACTACTCGAAGCGCGTGGTGGGAGAGGGCGCGGCGGTGGAGCCGCTGGAGGAGATCCTCCGCGCCGGCGCCCGCGAGCTGATGCTGCCCGCGGCGGAAGGCGTCGCGCACCAGCGCCGCGCCAGCGCCCTGCGTCCCCTGCTGCTGTACGCGCGCGCCGGTGAGCCGCACGAGCGCGGCCGGGCCCTGCTCGCCCTGGGCACCCTGGGCGACGTGCGAGCCCTCTCCGAGCTGGAGACGGTGGCCGGCGGAGGCACGCCGGAAGCCCCGGCCGAAGAGGACATGGTGTTCGCCGCCATCGAGGCCCTCGGCCGCCTGGCGAACCGGATGCCGGATGGCGAGGACCGCCGCCGCATCGAGGAGAAGGTGGAGGCCGCGGCCACGGACGGCGCCGCCTTCCAGCGCCAGGAAGCCGGCGTGCGCGGCCTGCGCGCCCTGGGTGGAGAGCGCGCCCGGGTGAAGCTGGAGGCGCTGCTCGCCGACGGTGAGACGGACGACGACGTGCGCCGCACGGTGGCGGAGGAGCTGGGCAAGTTCGGAGACCCGGCCGCCGAGGCCGCCCTGGCCGCCGCGCTGAACGAGGAGGACGACGACCTTCGCGCCGCCGCGCGCAAGGCGCTGGACGTGCTCTTCCCCAAGGAGCGCACGCGGGTGGAGTTCCTCGCGGTGCAGAGCGAGCACGAGGACATCTCCGAGCCCGCCGCCACGTACCTCGCCAGCGAAGGAGACCCGGCACTGCTCGTGCCCCGTCTGGCCACGCTGGACAACGTGGAGCTGCGCCTCCGTCTGCGTCGCGGCCTCGCCCGCCGTGGCGCGATGCCGGTGCCGGAAGTCATCGCCCTGTTCGGTCACGACAAGCCGGAGGCCCGTGAAGAGGCCGCGCGGCTCGTGGGCACCTGGACGGGCGACGCGCGCGAAGCCGGCGCCGTGGACACGGCAGGACTGACCCGCGCGCTGGTGGCCGCCGAACGGCGCACCGCCACCGCCTGGGTCTCCGCGCAGCCTCCGAAGAAGGAGCCGCTGGCCGCCGCCTGGGAGCGCCTGCTCTGGGCGGGCTCACGGCTGGGCGCGAAGGAGCTGGTCGCGACGTCCGCCGAAATCCTCCGCAAGGGTGAGGCCCAGGCGCCCGCCGCCGTGCGCCAGGAAGCGGCGCGCGTGCTGGGACGGCTGAAGGCCACGAACGAGGCGCAGGCCCTGCGCACCGCGCTCGGTGACCCGGACGCCGCCGTGCGTTCCGCCGCCGCGTCGGTGCTGGCCGCGCTGGTGCCGGAGCAGTCCTCGGCCTGGGCGCTGGAGGTGAAGCCCTTCGACCCGGTGGCCCTGGGCCCCACGGGCGCGAAGGTGGCCCAGTCCGCGCTGACCAGCAGCGAAGGCCGCCGGCTCGCGGTCCCCGCGCTCCTGGCGAAGAAGGACCTGAAGCCGCTCGAGTCCGTGGCCGCCGACGCGAAGCCGGAGGTGCGGCAGGATGGCTGGGCCGCGCTGGGACGCCTGGGCGGAGACGAAGCCGCGGCGCTGCTGAAGACGGCGGCGTTCGACAAGTCGCAGTCGGTGGAGCTGCGCAAGGCGGCCTACCGCGCCCACAAACGTGCACGCCGGGCCGCTGAGCGCGCCCGGAAGGAAGGTCAACCGTCGTGAGCACCGCAACCGCACGTCATCCCGTCGCGCTGAGCTACTCCGCGCAGAGCGACGTGGTCGTCACGCCGGACGCCTCGCGCGTGCAGCTGGCCCTGGAGGGCTCGCGAGGCACCGTGGGCGTCAGTGGCCAGGTGAAGGACCCCACCCTCTTCCGCGACGCGCTGGCCGCCGCCTTCGCGGTGCTCTCCAGCGACCTGCGCTACCGGGGCCGCGACCGCACCGCGTACCTCGCGTACCTGATGAAGCAGGGCAAGCGCGCCAGCGCCCAAATCTGGGAAGCGCAGAAGGCCTTCCTCGACAACGCGCTGGAGGGTGAGGAGAAGAAGGACGCCGTCCTGGACCCCGTCCTCACGGTGGATCCGGACCAGGTCTCGCTGGAGGTCTTCTCCCGCGACGAGAGCGCCTACGCGCGCCTCGCCTTCGACAACAGCCTCTTCGACAAGCGCCAGGCCGCGCACGGCTCCACGTTCCTGGACGTGCCGCAGGACCTGCCCGCCCGCCTGGACCGCCTGCGCGCCTACGCCCCGGTGGTGCTGGAAGCCCACGTCGCCCCCACCGCGAAGGCCGCCCCCGCCACGGAGCCCCGCGCCCCGCGCACGGTGGAAGTGCCCCACGCGTGGCTGCGAGGCTTCCTCCAGGTGCAGTCCGCCGCGACGCTGCCGGCCACCACCTGCTCCATCGCGCCCATCGACCTGTACAACCTGCTCTTCGCGCTGCGCACCCGCCGCTCGAAGAAGGCGCCCCGCGCGCTGCGCTTCGAGCTGGTCCCCGGCGCCCCGCCCCGGCTGGTGCTGGAGCCCTGGGAGCAGGTGCTGGAGTGCCACGGCGGCGTGTACACGGGCAGCGCACCCGCGGTGGTGCGCACCTTCGGCCGTCAGCGCCTCGCCGCGCTCGCGCGCCTGTTGCCCCACGCGAAGAGCGTGCACGTGCAGCTGCTGGGTCCGGGCCTGCCGGTGTTCTGGGTCATCGACCTGGGCGCGGCCACGCTGACGCTGGGGCTCACCGGCTGGACGGAGAGCGGCTGGTCCAGCGCCGCCGCCTTCGACGCGCTGATGCCGCGCGACGTGCCGGAAGGCCTGGCGGAGTCGCTGCGCAACCGCCTGCGCAAGGACGGTCCCCTCGCCTTCGAAGTGCTGGCCAAGGACGCGGGAGCGCCGAAGGATCAGGTGCGCGCCGCGCTCCAGCTGGAGTGCCTGCGCGGCCGCGTCCTCTTCGACGTGTCCCGTAGCACCTACCGCCCGCGCGAGCTGATGCCCACCCCGGTGGACGAGGCCGCGCTGCGCTACGGCAACGAGCGTGAAGCCCGCGCCCACCGCCTGCTGGGCGACGGCAGCCCGGGTTCGGGAGAGGTGAAGCTCACGCAGGTGCACGACATCGTGGGCGAGGGCACGCGCATCCAGGGCGAAGTCGTGGACCGCGAGGCGGTGCGCAGCTTCTTCCCCAGCTTCACCATGGACCTGGAGGGCCGCGTGAAGGACGCGAGCTGCGGCTGCCCGCACTTCCGCCGCTCCGGTCTGCGCGAAGGCCCCTGCGAACACATGCTCGCGCTGCGCCTGGCGTACGCCCGCCGCCGCGCCGAGGAAGAAGCGCTCCGTCAAACGCCAGAGGGCCGCAAGCTCATCCGCGCGGAGACGCGTGCGTACGTGCGCCGGGATCCGGCCACGGGGCTGGAGCAGGTGTATCGCGTGTCGCTGGACGGCAAGGTGGTGGCCCTCACGTGGGGTCCCCGCCTGGGCGACTCGCGCCACCAGCGCCTCTGGTTCGACACGGACACGGAAGCCCGGACGGCGTACTTCAGCCGTTTGGAGAAACTGACCGCGGACGGCTACATCGACGCGGCCTCGACTCTGGTGTAAACACTCACTCAACGGCCCGGCCGCCGACGGGGCGGCCGGAAGGATGGTGGCGCCGGACTTAAATCGAATAGCGAGTGGTCGAGAGAGGTCTGGACCGCATCAGCCTTAACGCCTCGAGCGTAGGAACGGCGTTGCGCCGTTCTGGTTGAAATGCTGGACACTCTCCGCAAGGTAGCCTGTTCTTGGCTCTCTCCCTCCCGAGCACTACCGTCGGGGTGGGAAGCGGAACCAACGACGCAGCCGCCGTTTTCCCACCCCGACGGTAGTGCTCGGGAGGGGAGAGCCGGTGAGGCTACCGTGCCCCAGGTGAGCTGGTGGTGCCTTCCTGGCCTCCCTCGACCGCTCGCATTCGTCTCCGTCGCCCCTCCCTGAGCCGCCGCGCCCGTCGAAGGTAACTCGATGACCGCCAAGCTGGAGTCGTTCGTCCCCGCCGCCCCGCCGCAGGCCGTTGCTGACACCGCGCCCGCAGCGCCCCCCAACTCCGTCGCGAAGCGCGAGGCCGCGAAGGCCGCGCACGACGCCCTCATCACGCGCTGGAAGGCCATCACCGAGGCCGGCGGCGCGGACGAATGGGTGCAAGCCCAGCTCGTGTCGAAGGGCGCGCTCGCGGACGAGGTGGACTTCTCCTCGCTGAAGGAGAAGGAGAAGACGGCCTGGAAGGAGAAGAAGAAGGCCGAAGCAGTGGAGCGCCGCGCGCTGAAGCGCCAGGCCCACGAGGCGTGGAAGGCCACGCACGTGAACCACCTGGGCGTGGGCATCCACTGGAACGAAGCCGGCCTGCCGGACAAGTTCGACCTGGAGCACCGCGAGGAGCGTGCGCGCCAGAACGGCCTGCCCACGCTGGACTCGGCGGAGGACCTGGCCAAGGCGCTGGGCCTGAGCGTGTCCAAGCTGCGCGGCTTCGCGTTCCACCGAGACGTGGACACGGGCTCCAACTACGTGACGTGGAGCATCCCCAAGCGCACGGGCGGCGAGCGCACCATCACGTCCCCCAAGCGGGAGCTGAAGGAAGCGCAGCGCTGGGTGCTGTCGAACGTCGTGGAGCGGCTGCCGGTGCACGGCGCGGCGCACGGCTTCGTGGCGGGGCGCTCCATCCTCACCAACGCGCTGGCGCACCGGGGCGCGGACGTGCTGGTGAAGGTGGACCTGAAGGACTTCTTCCCCTCGGTGCACTGGCGCCGGGTGAAGGGCCTGCTGCGCAAGGGAGGCCTGAAGGAGAACACGTCCACGCTGCTGGCGCTGATGTCCACGGAAGCGCCGCGTGAGCGCATGTCCTTCCGGGGCAAGACGCTGCACGTGGCGAAGGGGCCGCGAGCCCTCCCGCAGGGCGCGCCCACCTCACCGGGCATCACCAACGCGCTGTGCCTGCGCCTGGACAAGCGGCTGTCGGCGCTGTCTCGCAAGCTGGGCTTCACGTACACGCGCTACGCGGACGACCTGACCTTCTCCTGGACGAAGGCGAAGGCGCCCAAGGCCCGCCGCGCGCAGGGAGCGCCGGTGGCGGTGCTGCTCGCGCGGGTGAAGGACATCGTGGAGGCGGAAGGCTTCACGGTCCACCCGGACAAGACGCGAGTCGCCCGCAAGGGCAGCCGTCAGCGCGTCACGGGGCTCGTGGTGAACGACGCCAAGGACGGCACGCCCGCCGCCCGAGTCCCCCGCGACGTGGTGCGCCGCCTGCGCGCGGCCATCCACAACCGCCTGAAGGGCAAGCCGGGCCGCGAGGGCGAGTCGCTCGACCAGCTCAAGGGCATGGCGGCGTTCATCTACATGACGGACCCGGAGAAGGGCCGCATGTACCTGGATCAGCTCGCGAAGCTCGAAGCCGCCCAGCCCGCCCAGGCGTAGCGCGGAACTAGCGGGCTCCCGCCTTCTTCGTCCGCCGTGAAGGCTTCTTCGCCGGAGCCTTCTTCTCCACGGGCGTCTCCACCGAGGGAGTCACTCCCTCCACGGGCTTCAACGCCTTGTCCGCGAACTCCAGCAACCGGCGCGGATACTCCGTGGGCGCGGCAGCGGCGAAGTTGCCATGCGAAGCGCCGGGGATGCGCCACGTCTGCGCATACGACGAGACGTGCGCGAACAGTTCGTCCATCAGCGGCTGCCCTGACTCCTCCGTCCCCGCGACGATGAACAGGGGACGGGGCTTGATGTGGTCCACCGCGTCGAGGGTCCGCACCTCGTCCAGAGCGATGCCCCGCCGCCAGAACGGAACCAGCGCCCCCGTCTGGGTCACCACGCCGAAGCGGCGAAAGTCATACGCCGCCGCCAGCCACAGCGTGTTGAACGGAGACAGCAGCACCACCGCTGCGACCTGAGGGTCCTTCGCCGCGACCTCCGCCACCGCCGCGGATCCGATGGAGAACCCGAGCGCCCCCACGCGAGCCGGATCCACCTCCGGCTGAGCCCGCACGTACGCCAGCGCCGCGCGCACATCCTGGCGCTCCTTGTCACCCCAGGTGGACGTCTCGCCCCCGCTCTGCCCATGCGCGCGCAGGTCGAACAGCAGCACCCCATATCCCCCGTCGCGCAGCACGCGGGCCTCCGGCACCAGGTCCATGCGCGTCTGCGACAGGCCATGCGCCAGCACCCACGCCGCCTTGTTCCGGGATGGCAGGTACCAGCCGCGCAGCTCCACCCCGTCATCCGTGCGCAGCGTCACCTCACGCGCGTCCCCGAAGTCCGCGGGCAGCACCGCGGCCGGCCTCGGGTAGTGGAAGTACTGCTCGGAGCGCCACGCCGCGCGGCCACCCAACGCCAGCGCCACCAGCAGCAACGGAAACACCAGCACGCCCAGCACCCGCCCCCACCGAATCCGTTTCAACAACCCAGCCATGTCCGCCCCTCTCCGACAGCAAGCGACCCGTACTCCAGAGCGGAAGTCACCGCCCCAGGCTTGTGTTGGCTCCTGCCAGACATCTAGGCGCTATAGGCGCCAATAGGGTCCTGATTTACAATTTAGGCGAACTTTAGCAGCGGCGGCAGATTGACCGTCCTGGGTGAGCAGGCATGAAGACGTCGAAGACGGTCTATGACGCGGTGGTGGTGGGTTCGGGAGCCTGCGGGGGATGGGCGGCCAAGCAGCTGACGGAGGCAGGGCTCCAGGTGCTGGTGTTGGAGGCGGGCCGAGGAGCGAACGCGGACCGGGCGCTCCACCTGATGCACCGCGTGAAGCAGAAGCTGGGCTACCGCATCGAGTCGGACGCATCCCGCAAGTCGCGCCAGTCCATCCAGGCCACGAGCTTCGCGTGGCCGTTCCATCCGCACGCCTTCGTGGATGACGTGGACAACCCCTACACCACGCCGCCCGACGCACCGTTCGCCTGGATTCGAGCGAGGCAGGTAGGCGGGCGGACCAGCGTGAAGGCTCACGGCCGCCAGTTCTACCGGCTGTCTGACTTCAACTTCCACGCGGGCAGCCTGGACGGATTGAGCCCGGACTGGCCGCTGTCGCACGCGGACCTGGCGCCGTCCTACGCAATCGTGGAGCGGTGGATGGGCCTGCGAGGCAACTCGGACGGCGTGGACACGCTGCCGGACTCCGTCTTCACCGGCCCCGCGCCGCTGTCCCCCGGAGAGGTCCGCCTGCGCGAGAAGGTGAAGGCCCGCTGGCCCGACCGTCACGTCGTCGCCCGGCGGACGGCGAACGCGCCGGTGACGCTGCCGGCGGCGCTGCAGACGGGGCGGCTGACGCTGCGCTCGCACGCCATCGCCAGCCACATCCTGCACGACCCGAACACGGGCCGGGTGACGGGGGTGTCCTTCATCGACGCGAACTCCGGCACCTCCGAGGAGGTGCACGCGAAGGTGGTGGTGGTGGCCGCGGGCACCATTGAATCCACACGGTTGCTGTTGCACTCGCGAAACCGGGC
This genomic window contains:
- a CDS encoding SWIM zinc finger family protein → MSTATARHPVALSYSAQSDVVVTPDASRVQLALEGSRGTVGVSGQVKDPTLFRDALAAAFAVLSSDLRYRGRDRTAYLAYLMKQGKRASAQIWEAQKAFLDNALEGEEKKDAVLDPVLTVDPDQVSLEVFSRDESAYARLAFDNSLFDKRQAAHGSTFLDVPQDLPARLDRLRAYAPVVLEAHVAPTAKAAPATEPRAPRTVEVPHAWLRGFLQVQSAATLPATTCSIAPIDLYNLLFALRTRRSKKAPRALRFELVPGAPPRLVLEPWEQVLECHGGVYTGSAPAVVRTFGRQRLAALARLLPHAKSVHVQLLGPGLPVFWVIDLGAATLTLGLTGWTESGWSSAAAFDALMPRDVPEGLAESLRNRLRKDGPLAFEVLAKDAGAPKDQVRAALQLECLRGRVLFDVSRSTYRPRELMPTPVDEAALRYGNEREARAHRLLGDGSPGSGEVKLTQVHDIVGEGTRIQGEVVDREAVRSFFPSFTMDLEGRVKDASCGCPHFRRSGLREGPCEHMLALRLAYARRRAEEEALRQTPEGRKLIRAETRAYVRRDPATGLEQVYRVSLDGKVVALTWGPRLGDSRHQRLWFDTDTEARTAYFSRLEKLTADGYIDAASTLV
- a CDS encoding reverse transcriptase family protein, which gives rise to MTAKLESFVPAAPPQAVADTAPAAPPNSVAKREAAKAAHDALITRWKAITEAGGADEWVQAQLVSKGALADEVDFSSLKEKEKTAWKEKKKAEAVERRALKRQAHEAWKATHVNHLGVGIHWNEAGLPDKFDLEHREERARQNGLPTLDSAEDLAKALGLSVSKLRGFAFHRDVDTGSNYVTWSIPKRTGGERTITSPKRELKEAQRWVLSNVVERLPVHGAAHGFVAGRSILTNALAHRGADVLVKVDLKDFFPSVHWRRVKGLLRKGGLKENTSTLLALMSTEAPRERMSFRGKTLHVAKGPRALPQGAPTSPGITNALCLRLDKRLSALSRKLGFTYTRYADDLTFSWTKAKAPKARRAQGAPVAVLLARVKDIVEAEGFTVHPDKTRVARKGSRQRVTGLVVNDAKDGTPAARVPRDVVRRLRAAIHNRLKGKPGREGESLDQLKGMAAFIYMTDPEKGRMYLDQLAKLEAAQPAQA
- a CDS encoding alpha/beta hydrolase; this encodes MAGLLKRIRWGRVLGVLVFPLLLVALALGGRAAWRSEQYFHYPRPAAVLPADFGDAREVTLRTDDGVELRGWYLPSRNKAAWVLAHGLSQTRMDLVPEARVLRDGGYGVLLFDLRAHGQSGGETSTWGDKERQDVRAALAYVRAQPEVDPARVGALGFSIGSAAVAEVAAKDPQVAAVVLLSPFNTLWLAAAYDFRRFGVVTQTGALVPFWRRGIALDEVRTLDAVDHIKPRPLFIVAGTEESGQPLMDELFAHVSSYAQTWRIPGASHGNFAAAAPTEYPRRLLEFADKALKPVEGVTPSVETPVEKKAPAKKPSRRTKKAGAR
- a CDS encoding GMC oxidoreductase, whose amino-acid sequence is MKTSKTVYDAVVVGSGACGGWAAKQLTEAGLQVLVLEAGRGANADRALHLMHRVKQKLGYRIESDASRKSRQSIQATSFAWPFHPHAFVDDVDNPYTTPPDAPFAWIRARQVGGRTSVKAHGRQFYRLSDFNFHAGSLDGLSPDWPLSHADLAPSYAIVERWMGLRGNSDGVDTLPDSVFTGPAPLSPGEVRLREKVKARWPDRHVVARRTANAPVTLPAALQTGRLTLRSHAIASHILHDPNTGRVTGVSFIDANSGTSEEVHAKVVVVAAGTIESTRLLLHSRNRAFPDGLANSSGLVGQHLMDHMYLRGIEARMNLPAHLQQKEHGWAYIPQFRNVTERHPNFARGYGIQVFTFDDQMHMVPFGEMVPRAENRVTLSATVKDRWGIPAAHIECRHSDNDLKMTEDAVASCLEMLEEAGCTVEQVNKQLSDPGMAIHEVGTARMGKDPKTSVLNPFNQSWDVPNLYVTDGSCFPSQGPQNPTLTMMALTVRACAHLVGELKAGRI
- a CDS encoding HEAT repeat domain-containing protein, which encodes MANLSIGNIEKVRALAANARLLIVGGTRAAADSRLTAYDPATNKVLWTSPLPAHVLSVALAGEQFAAAGADGTVRFGSLTDGTVKFQLHNAHPGGCTAVAASPDGKVLYTAGVDGFVRAWDWDSTKKLKEWSASSQPLRAVAVDPTHTYVACAGDDSVVRSFTVATGARRDMPGHEGAVRALAFTPRDGRLVSAGDDGKLRIGYLVGAVEFEVRGDKDSGHAGSVLGLVFPPTPQAEAGQDPAERIASVGSDGKLKVWRLDERRKPRTFELGSKALNAVAFAPPANPRQAKQLLGYLFVAGEDRRVTRITLGTDGKPTDETTAFGHGFDALNEALKAALPRREAAVKEAVALLEPEALDFVLGVLTSDKDAAARRLAATELGNHGRTAARPKLRDRLNDDDKTVRAAALDALVKLETESPLAAPRSALDSRFVDTRVQGLRLLAKLGSASPLVPGLIASKLPDTNAEVGTAALDALTTVSPKGSTEPLKLAFERGPAALKVEVLLRASGAGLLGDPRLQPLVARALDDADRDVRRVAFAVRVLERRPLAATLEAKDEEFARTVREVTRMLTLQAKRAAGDTEAKSTTDAELAASREQLFGKTAAGAALTEADLEPLLAAMACRMPDTAVRGARVLAQLGDGRALGALLQLSREDDAAIRRETAAALQALQDPRARERLVWMLDDADGDVRAAALTAVVALDADAPLSAAEAALRSGHEDVRVRGLDRLVKLGAKAEGAEGLLGDALEDESAKVRGEAFRTLWAWNDKEPVKALDRALAGRFPDLRTRAVEVLAQRGTDDWALERLKKSVEDRDAGVATAAYEAWVKLAGKEKAEPHLAALNTTHPALREKSAKASVHAPAEAMRSALLKRVQDEHLDVAFAALEALDKLIPNENGPLLAGIAASALPVRVRASELLAPRGAEDIIEPMRGLITDKDLERMYPPGFLVPLRVRASRALATLGSRRLLGFYATTLLPHEVTDLQEQGARGLATASRRGDEGALLDALGHSLVAARSWAADGLSRLGDVRALPVLTGNLRHEHLPIRLGAILSFAALGHEGDGGLLHGLEDSAREVQEMVFAIVLARDLRASREGGPPDLLTSALSSGRPEVRYAAARALELRTEPEAYRAHLVEVLLPPRPEKAGDMKDWPAEEDRAKRVIGLAEALSSGQPEQRYAAAQVLLLRNKPLDYFREAQKVARPSSLQSPWKPETADGAAHVIQPSTPEKQGTASATGKSWLRRLFSAVKPPEGSGTGTPKDATQAERQHLRRLAFGAYVGLLRQVTAGDEEGHRVRRDAVDRVVKLTQEGYAGTSAAVAALLRALEDPHQLVRRAALAGLKELYPAGSDEPLALALASLAPDVARAALEELAERGDKARPRVAAALNSPLPEVRKSAFELLEKLSPPGSLDPLLAALGSEHADLRVGVIERLAGANDPRVTEALGRAMGSEHEDLRLRAAELLAFRGDDRAVEVLGTFLRSETSAVARRAQEALARLGTSAAVAALAARLTVATEIPERTRLVAALGRTHRADALDVLARQSVEDEAPSVRLACVTAAMQLTWPAEQEKLNEDERELKKRDAALAVRFLRVAVKSQDPEVRKAAAGELEHGKSEGQDALLVQLFNDRDVTVRAAAVEHYSKRVVGEGAAVEPLEEILRAGARELMLPAAEGVAHQRRASALRPLLLYARAGEPHERGRALLALGTLGDVRALSELETVAGGGTPEAPAEEDMVFAAIEALGRLANRMPDGEDRRRIEEKVEAAATDGAAFQRQEAGVRGLRALGGERARVKLEALLADGETDDDVRRTVAEELGKFGDPAAEAALAAALNEEDDDLRAAARKALDVLFPKERTRVEFLAVQSEHEDISEPAATYLASEGDPALLVPRLATLDNVELRLRLRRGLARRGAMPVPEVIALFGHDKPEAREEAARLVGTWTGDAREAGAVDTAGLTRALVAAERRTATAWVSAQPPKKEPLAAAWERLLWAGSRLGAKELVATSAEILRKGEAQAPAAVRQEAARVLGRLKATNEAQALRTALGDPDAAVRSAAASVLAALVPEQSSAWALEVKPFDPVALGPTGAKVAQSALTSSEGRRLAVPALLAKKDLKPLESVAADAKPEVRQDGWAALGRLGGDEAAALLKTAAFDKSQSVELRKAAYRAHKRARRAAERARKEGQPS